The following coding sequences are from one Leptospira mayottensis 200901116 window:
- a CDS encoding type I 3-dehydroquinate dehydratase, whose amino-acid sequence MNIREFKIVLTIDENEFFSLEKHPACDWIEIRLDLFSPKNIGQKLTDKIGKLNAKCIFTYRQTGDTDQVTSSKKEEFDFYQVVSKIDPKNHYLDLELNRSNDLFKIHADDGFGLVRSVHKFDGILSEQEIIDWVRKDPYLERKKYRSILPLVYKFAVFPNSIHELAEFLFSFRKIVNEFKESNILFTGICMGPLGIISRAFPDSFGSIFTYCCLNEPKAPGQVDLNSLIRLRNLL is encoded by the coding sequence ATGAACATTCGAGAATTTAAAATCGTTCTTACGATAGATGAAAACGAATTTTTTTCTCTTGAAAAACACCCTGCTTGCGATTGGATCGAAATTCGCCTCGATCTATTTTCTCCGAAAAACATCGGACAAAAACTCACAGATAAGATCGGAAAATTGAATGCGAAATGCATTTTCACTTATAGACAAACGGGTGATACGGATCAAGTTACGTCGTCTAAAAAAGAAGAATTCGATTTTTATCAAGTAGTTTCTAAAATCGATCCTAAGAATCACTATCTTGACTTGGAATTAAATCGCTCCAACGATCTTTTTAAAATACACGCAGACGACGGTTTCGGTTTGGTGCGATCCGTTCATAAGTTCGACGGAATTTTGTCGGAACAAGAAATCATAGATTGGGTTCGTAAGGATCCCTACTTAGAAAGAAAAAAGTACAGATCAATCCTTCCTTTAGTTTATAAATTTGCCGTATTTCCGAATTCCATTCATGAACTGGCAGAATTTCTTTTTTCTTTTAGGAAGATTGTAAACGAATTCAAAGAATCGAATATACTTTTCACAGGAATCTGTATGGGACCTTTAGGAATAATTTCAAGAGCATTCCCTGATTCTTTCGGCTCTATTTTCACTTATTGTTGTTTGAACGAACCAAAAGCGCCCGGTCAAGTGGACTTGAATTCTTTAATCCGACTGAGAAATCTACTTTAA
- a CDS encoding KpsF/GutQ family sugar-phosphate isomerase — protein MDPIFEKIEKAIDTEIESIIHFRKNLDPSIKQAIELILQSKGKLIVTGVGKSGDVGKKISSTLSSTGTPSIFLHPADAAHGDAGIISSEDVIIAIGKSGESEELLNLIPTIKNIGAKLISMTANVESKLAKESDIVLITPVLKEACPLELAPTSSTTIALILGDAIAMCLMELKNFKKENFALYHPAGRLGKRLSLKIDDIMRNGKDLAKVLPDAKLEDILTEITVKRQGATGVTDLSGKLLGIITDFDIRKKLKEGKLDSSISAEQLMNPNPTMFQSGSNAYEVLRQMESRPNPISVAPIVDGSKKLIGIVSIHDLLQKGL, from the coding sequence TTGGATCCAATTTTTGAAAAGATAGAAAAAGCAATTGATACGGAAATAGAATCCATTATCCATTTTAGAAAAAATTTAGACCCTTCAATCAAACAAGCGATCGAACTAATCCTCCAATCCAAAGGAAAACTGATCGTGACCGGTGTCGGTAAATCCGGGGACGTCGGTAAAAAAATCTCTTCTACGTTGTCTTCTACGGGAACACCTTCCATTTTCTTACATCCCGCCGACGCAGCTCACGGAGATGCGGGTATCATTTCTAGCGAAGACGTAATCATCGCAATTGGCAAGTCGGGTGAAAGTGAAGAGTTGTTAAATCTAATCCCTACGATTAAAAACATCGGCGCAAAACTAATTTCTATGACAGCTAACGTAGAATCTAAACTTGCAAAAGAATCCGACATTGTTTTAATAACTCCCGTTTTAAAAGAGGCTTGTCCTCTTGAATTAGCCCCTACTTCCAGCACTACGATCGCTTTGATTTTGGGAGATGCAATCGCCATGTGTTTGATGGAGTTGAAAAATTTCAAAAAAGAAAATTTTGCACTTTATCATCCCGCAGGACGCCTAGGTAAACGTCTGAGTTTAAAAATAGACGACATTATGCGAAACGGAAAAGACCTAGCAAAAGTATTACCGGACGCTAAATTAGAAGATATACTCACCGAGATTACCGTAAAGAGGCAAGGCGCTACGGGAGTTACGGATTTATCGGGAAAACTCCTGGGAATCATTACAGACTTTGACATTCGCAAAAAATTGAAAGAAGGTAAATTGGATTCTTCCATTTCGGCGGAGCAATTGATGAATCCGAATCCTACTATGTTTCAATCTGGATCGAACGCTTATGAAGTTTTGAGACAAATGGAATCTAGGCCGAATCCGATTTCAGTCGCACCGATCGTAGACGGCTCTAAAAAATTGATCGGAATCGTTTCCATTCACGATCTTTTGCAAAAAGGTCTTTAA
- a CDS encoding UpxY family transcription antiterminator: MIENSEVNEWYALYTNPRAEKKLKRLLQERKIECFLPLISKKKKWSDRWKVVEEPMYPSYIFVKISFFQDRVKILQLPGAHHFVFYGGKPYIIPDEDLNLVRIFLETYPDKIQVEIQERLLPGKKVLIQEGPFAGFKAEIIQRKNEEQIIVKFPGMNLMTSVTLDVKTLKLEETLGSNF; this comes from the coding sequence ATGATAGAGAATTCTGAAGTCAACGAATGGTATGCTCTTTATACCAATCCTAGAGCCGAAAAAAAATTAAAACGATTACTCCAAGAAAGAAAAATCGAATGTTTTCTTCCTCTAATTTCTAAAAAGAAAAAATGGTCCGACCGTTGGAAAGTCGTCGAAGAGCCAATGTACCCTTCTTATATTTTCGTAAAAATCTCATTCTTCCAAGACAGAGTCAAAATTTTACAATTACCCGGAGCGCATCATTTCGTATTCTATGGTGGAAAACCGTACATAATTCCAGACGAAGATCTTAATTTAGTTCGAATTTTTTTGGAAACGTATCCGGATAAAATTCAAGTTGAAATCCAGGAAAGACTTCTCCCGGGTAAAAAGGTCCTCATTCAAGAAGGACCTTTTGCAGGATTTAAAGCCGAAATTATCCAGAGAAAAAACGAGGAACAAATCATCGTCAAATTTCCTGGAATGAATTTGATGACTTCGGTAACTTTAGATGTAAAAACGTTAAAATTGGAGGAAACCCTTGGATCCAATTTTTGA
- a CDS encoding LIC_10042 family TonB-like protein, giving the protein MSAKLSFFISGSFHILLFLFFSTTFFKFPQIEDLKIHLKKGISQSVTLNFLEEGVGKNSKSFMSENSDNVGTLRKEIEKFKNEIHFPQGALDQRLESDCSWEVKIKSDGKGEIFRTLQPCKYSIFEVEFIRALRTWKFDLKEGTSLIIPVSFKVYDREF; this is encoded by the coding sequence ATGAGCGCTAAGCTTTCTTTTTTTATTTCCGGTTCATTTCATATTTTATTATTTCTTTTTTTTTCTACGACTTTCTTTAAATTTCCACAAATTGAGGATTTAAAAATCCATCTCAAAAAAGGAATAAGCCAAAGTGTAACTCTGAATTTTTTAGAAGAAGGTGTCGGTAAAAATTCCAAATCCTTTATGTCTGAAAATTCCGATAACGTGGGAACCTTACGAAAAGAAATTGAAAAATTTAAGAATGAAATTCACTTTCCGCAAGGAGCTCTCGACCAAAGACTGGAATCGGATTGTTCTTGGGAAGTAAAAATAAAATCTGACGGAAAGGGCGAAATTTTTAGAACTCTTCAACCTTGTAAATATTCGATCTTCGAAGTCGAATTCATTAGGGCCCTGAGAACTTGGAAATTTGATCTTAAAGAGGGAACAAGCCTGATCATTCCGGTTTCCTTTAAAGTATATGATAGAGAATTCTGA
- a CDS encoding methyl-accepting chemotaxis protein, whose product MRKNLPVTNQEIEVPTNAVLISRTDTKGKISYVSQDFARISGFSEREMIGESHNLIRHPAVPPEVFREMWETIKGGNPWGGVIKNRAKSGDYYWVDATITPVMSEGIVSGYMSVRKKATQKQIKRAEILFDELRNTKSFFWKLKAGIQALFKKLGLFGRIVTLYIIFAFVPLLLANLEWIRNGLFFLPVFSITCGTIGMLLLVKTILNYRKGIREVISIQKEIVSGNFLIEVPERKGSSEVFEIHSGLHILVISIWGLLVQIKENFEKNQELYRFLSQSAEQFQLKTHDQAASVEETASASQELSSTLDGIVKSIHLQSSSLTAINDGIGKVNESIQNVSKSMDSLASQTTSIKQKASQSEETFERAILAMNEIKEYSNGISKIVGIITSISEKTNLLSLNASIESARAGEAGKGFSVVAEEISKLADQTRKSIKEIINLIDNTTKAVDLGAEKFQRSLTIASQLTDYISEVNSSATIVTASLFAQVEKLAEIRKNTDQVNRLGETVRESSGFQKTASEEISLSMQNIAENSESIAKTSKGIKQLVDESILKTTKLYEILKHFKTS is encoded by the coding sequence ATGAGAAAAAATCTTCCGGTTACAAATCAAGAGATAGAGGTACCTACCAACGCGGTTCTAATTTCACGTACGGATACTAAAGGGAAAATTTCGTATGTAAGTCAGGACTTTGCACGTATTAGCGGTTTTTCCGAGAGAGAAATGATAGGTGAATCTCACAATCTTATCCGCCATCCGGCCGTTCCTCCTGAGGTCTTTCGAGAAATGTGGGAAACAATCAAAGGAGGAAATCCTTGGGGTGGGGTTATAAAAAACCGAGCGAAGTCGGGAGATTATTATTGGGTAGATGCTACTATTACTCCAGTGATGAGCGAGGGTATCGTATCCGGTTATATGTCTGTCCGAAAAAAAGCGACTCAGAAACAAATCAAAAGAGCGGAAATTCTTTTCGACGAACTGCGGAATACGAAGTCGTTCTTCTGGAAATTAAAAGCGGGTATTCAGGCATTATTCAAAAAATTGGGACTTTTCGGAAGGATCGTCACCTTATATATTATATTTGCTTTTGTTCCTTTGTTGTTAGCAAATCTTGAGTGGATTCGAAACGGTTTGTTTTTTTTACCCGTCTTTAGTATTACCTGCGGGACGATCGGAATGCTTCTTTTAGTAAAGACGATTTTGAATTATCGAAAGGGGATCCGCGAAGTCATTTCAATTCAAAAAGAAATCGTATCTGGAAACTTTCTCATAGAAGTTCCCGAAAGAAAAGGAAGTTCCGAAGTATTCGAAATTCATTCCGGCCTTCATATACTTGTAATCAGCATTTGGGGATTGTTGGTTCAGATCAAAGAGAATTTCGAAAAGAATCAAGAACTTTATCGATTTCTTTCCCAGTCAGCTGAACAATTTCAATTAAAAACTCACGACCAGGCTGCTTCCGTGGAAGAGACTGCATCTGCGTCGCAGGAATTGTCCTCAACTTTGGACGGAATCGTAAAATCGATTCATTTGCAATCGTCTAGTTTGACGGCAATCAACGATGGGATTGGAAAAGTAAACGAATCAATTCAAAACGTATCTAAATCAATGGATAGTCTTGCTTCTCAAACTACTTCCATAAAACAAAAGGCTTCTCAAAGTGAGGAAACATTCGAGAGGGCGATTCTCGCAATGAATGAAATTAAAGAATATTCTAATGGAATTTCAAAGATCGTTGGGATTATCACTTCGATTTCGGAAAAAACGAATTTGTTATCATTGAACGCATCCATCGAATCCGCAAGAGCGGGTGAGGCGGGAAAAGGTTTTAGTGTAGTGGCGGAAGAGATATCAAAATTAGCGGATCAGACTCGAAAATCAATTAAGGAGATTATAAACCTAATCGACAATACTACGAAAGCAGTCGATCTTGGGGCGGAAAAGTTTCAAAGATCTCTAACTATTGCCAGTCAGCTTACGGATTATATCAGCGAAGTAAATTCTTCCGCAACGATCGTAACAGCGTCTCTGTTTGCTCAAGTGGAGAAATTAGCTGAAATCAGAAAAAATACAGATCAAGTCAATCGACTCGGTGAGACTGTGAGAGAATCTTCCGGATTTCAAAAAACCGCTTCCGAGGAAATTTCTTTATCGATGCAGAATATTGCGGAAAATTCCGAATCCATTGCCAAGACTTCAAAAGGGATAAAACAACTTGTAGACGAATCGATTCTTAAAACGACGAAGTTGTATGAAATTCTAAAACATTTTAAAACGTCTTAG
- a CDS encoding M50 family metallopeptidase, translating into MGNRFLRLTIFISIVLTLFSFWDHRLVGYLKDFIVFIHEIGHAVAALLTGGSVHTIELHGNESGETIAIPSSGTSSFIFVVSAGYLGSCLMGGLLLNRGFSGKMIRPTLISFGTILLLMTISYSKPGNLAQYTGILWGLGFVILGFFNLKINQFVLVFIGTSISLYSLYDLLDFTGNIAYTDAGIMAVWITGANPTQEVPKSVIVLGYLIALLWSFFSLSIIFVSIKKVFQSSIQEQEVPQVENSFQESGNTEVPFPGEVTPEVMEWFFNKGLDLNGKPLPTEFLEKEEL; encoded by the coding sequence ATGGGGAATCGGTTTCTCAGGCTGACGATTTTTATTTCCATAGTACTCACACTTTTTTCCTTTTGGGATCATCGTCTTGTCGGTTATCTAAAAGACTTTATCGTTTTCATCCATGAAATCGGTCATGCGGTTGCCGCTTTGTTGACCGGAGGTTCAGTTCATACCATTGAACTTCACGGAAATGAATCGGGAGAAACCATAGCGATACCAAGTTCTGGAACCAGCTCTTTTATTTTCGTAGTATCTGCCGGATATTTGGGATCTTGTTTAATGGGAGGTTTGTTATTAAATCGAGGTTTTTCCGGAAAGATGATACGTCCGACCTTGATTTCTTTCGGAACGATTCTTTTGCTCATGACGATTTCTTATTCCAAACCCGGAAATCTTGCTCAATATACCGGAATTCTTTGGGGTTTAGGATTTGTAATACTCGGATTTTTCAATCTTAAAATCAATCAATTCGTTCTTGTTTTTATAGGAACTAGCATTTCTCTTTATAGTTTGTACGATCTTTTAGATTTTACCGGAAACATCGCATATACGGATGCGGGGATTATGGCGGTGTGGATTACTGGAGCAAATCCTACGCAAGAAGTTCCGAAATCTGTGATCGTCTTGGGATATTTGATTGCCCTCCTTTGGTCCTTTTTTAGCTTATCCATCATATTTGTATCTATTAAAAAAGTTTTCCAATCGAGTATTCAAGAACAAGAAGTTCCACAAGTAGAAAATTCTTTCCAGGAGAGCGGAAATACGGAAGTACCGTTTCCGGGAGAAGTAACCCCCGAAGTTATGGAATGGTTTTTCAATAAGGGACTTGATTTAAACGGAAAACCCCTGCCGACGGAGTTTTTGGAAAAAGAAGAATTATGA
- a CDS encoding UDP-glucuronic acid decarboxylase family protein produces MNQQRILITGGAGFIGSHLCERLLKEGNEVICLDNLHTGRKKNIQKLLNDPKFEFIRHDITDPIKLEVDQIYNMACPASPVHYQSNAIKTIKTNVLGMMNMLGLAKRVKARILQASTSEVYGNPLEHPQKETYWGNVNPIGIRSCYDEGKRVAETLCFDYQRNHKVDIRVIRIFNTYGPRMLPDDGRVVSNFIVQALKREDITLYGEGEQTRSFCYVDDLVDGIIRMMNTEDFNGPVNLGNDGEFTVRQLAELVLKETGSSSKIVHKPLPQDDPARRKPDLTLAKQRLRFEPKVPLVEGIRKTIEYFKNNLD; encoded by the coding sequence ATGAATCAACAAAGAATATTAATCACTGGCGGTGCTGGATTTATCGGATCTCATCTATGCGAAAGACTTTTGAAAGAAGGCAACGAAGTCATCTGTTTGGATAATTTGCATACCGGAAGAAAGAAGAACATTCAAAAACTTTTGAACGATCCCAAGTTCGAATTTATCAGACACGATATAACGGATCCGATCAAGCTCGAAGTTGATCAGATCTACAATATGGCTTGTCCTGCAAGTCCGGTTCACTATCAATCCAACGCGATTAAAACGATCAAAACAAACGTCTTAGGGATGATGAATATGCTCGGTCTTGCAAAAAGAGTAAAAGCCAGGATTCTTCAAGCATCTACTAGCGAAGTTTACGGGAATCCATTGGAGCATCCGCAAAAAGAAACGTATTGGGGAAACGTAAATCCGATCGGAATCAGAAGTTGTTACGACGAAGGAAAACGAGTCGCAGAAACTCTTTGCTTTGATTATCAGAGAAATCATAAAGTGGATATTCGTGTGATTCGTATTTTCAATACATACGGACCTAGAATGCTTCCGGACGATGGAAGAGTGGTTAGTAATTTTATCGTACAAGCACTCAAAAGAGAAGACATAACATTGTATGGAGAAGGTGAACAAACCCGTTCTTTCTGTTATGTGGATGATTTGGTTGATGGGATCATTCGTATGATGAACACTGAAGATTTTAATGGCCCAGTCAATCTCGGGAACGATGGGGAGTTTACCGTTCGCCAATTAGCCGAGTTGGTTTTAAAGGAAACGGGTTCTTCATCCAAGATCGTTCACAAGCCATTGCCTCAGGACGACCCAGCGCGTAGAAAACCCGATTTAACTCTCGCAAAACAACGACTGAGGTTCGAGCCAAAAGTTCCTCTTGTGGAAGGAATTCGGAAAACCATCGAATACTTCAAAAATAACTTGGATTAA
- a CDS encoding Re/Si-specific NAD(P)(+) transhydrogenase subunit alpha yields MNIGILKEAKEETRVSVTPDVVDALKKIGAVVLVEKGAGEQSYYHDEDYKKVGASLVSRQDIIGKSNIIISIHLADPATLAKIKPGTIYLGMFQPAINASAIQKLASKKVEVLSLDAIARITRAQSMDVLSSQATVAGYKAVLLAASHLARFFPMLTTAAGTITPASVLIIGAGVAGLQAIASSRRLGAVVDVFDTRPEVKEQVHSLGAKFVEVEGASHSAAAGGYAVEQTEEYKKRQQEAIDKYAQKADIIITTALIPGKKAPLLITKKIVDNMKSGSVIVDLASSMGGNCEYTKHGQNVTTPRGVTVIGHKNLAGSIPADASKMFSKNVLNFLKLLIKDKKINHDLSDEILSSTTIVYKGEVRHKLTLDALSSKSGAAKPKKNVAKK; encoded by the coding sequence ATGAATATTGGAATTCTAAAAGAAGCTAAAGAAGAAACGAGAGTATCTGTAACTCCCGACGTCGTAGATGCATTGAAAAAAATTGGGGCGGTTGTCCTTGTTGAAAAAGGTGCCGGGGAACAATCTTATTATCACGATGAAGATTATAAAAAAGTTGGAGCAAGTCTTGTATCTCGCCAAGATATTATTGGCAAATCCAATATTATAATAAGCATTCATCTTGCGGATCCTGCAACATTAGCAAAGATTAAACCGGGAACGATTTATCTCGGGATGTTCCAGCCTGCGATAAATGCATCAGCCATCCAAAAACTTGCCTCTAAAAAAGTAGAAGTTTTAAGTTTGGATGCGATCGCAAGAATTACAAGAGCTCAGTCGATGGATGTTCTTTCTTCCCAAGCGACCGTTGCTGGTTACAAAGCGGTGCTACTTGCGGCTTCTCATCTAGCTAGATTTTTTCCAATGCTTACGACTGCAGCTGGAACGATCACACCTGCTTCTGTGCTGATCATTGGAGCTGGAGTTGCAGGTTTACAAGCGATCGCTTCCAGCAGGAGATTGGGTGCAGTAGTAGATGTATTCGATACAAGACCGGAAGTAAAAGAGCAGGTTCATTCTCTTGGTGCAAAGTTTGTGGAAGTGGAAGGCGCTTCGCATTCCGCTGCTGCTGGTGGTTATGCGGTAGAGCAGACTGAAGAATACAAAAAACGCCAGCAAGAAGCCATCGATAAATATGCTCAAAAGGCGGACATAATCATAACGACTGCGTTGATTCCGGGAAAGAAAGCTCCTTTATTGATTACGAAGAAGATTGTGGATAATATGAAATCTGGTTCCGTAATTGTGGATCTTGCGTCTTCCATGGGAGGAAACTGCGAATATACAAAACATGGACAAAATGTAACCACTCCAAGAGGGGTAACGGTAATTGGTCATAAAAATCTTGCGGGCTCGATTCCTGCGGATGCTTCTAAAATGTTCAGTAAAAACGTTTTAAATTTTCTTAAACTATTAATTAAAGATAAAAAGATCAATCACGATCTAAGCGACGAAATTCTTTCTTCCACAACGATTGTTTATAAGGGGGAAGTTCGCCATAAACTTACGTTAGATGCTTTAAGCTCGAAGTCAGGAGCAGCAAAACCTAAGAAGAACGTTGCCAAGAAGTAA
- a CDS encoding phosphatase PAP2 family protein has protein sequence MIDIVDQIDFSLSTWIRTKLHNPKMSHVLSKINRGEIFLLILLPFLYLKNDLPIVWYWVLIYTGLVTYANDRFVLFLKKLIARKRPLITVAGKVDSNPDMKHSFPSAHAANSMTAVLILVFLFKFSPALILISFLAGVGRLLSLHHFVSDVIGGWMIGIIFGFFGLLLGNVLLRFCCS, from the coding sequence TTGATAGATATCGTAGACCAAATCGATTTTTCACTCTCTACTTGGATTCGGACAAAACTCCATAATCCTAAGATGAGTCATGTCCTTTCCAAAATCAATCGGGGAGAAATATTTCTACTTATCCTTCTTCCCTTTCTTTATTTAAAAAACGACCTCCCGATCGTTTGGTATTGGGTTTTGATTTATACGGGTTTGGTGACTTATGCAAATGATCGTTTTGTTCTTTTTTTAAAAAAACTCATCGCAAGAAAAAGGCCTTTGATCACCGTCGCCGGAAAGGTAGATTCAAACCCAGACATGAAACATTCGTTTCCTTCCGCTCATGCGGCTAATTCCATGACTGCGGTTTTGATTCTTGTATTTTTGTTTAAATTTTCCCCCGCTTTGATTTTGATCAGTTTTTTAGCCGGAGTGGGAAGGCTACTTTCTCTCCATCACTTCGTAAGCGATGTGATTGGCGGTTGGATGATTGGAATAATTTTCGGTTTTTTTGGCTTACTTCTTGGCAACGTTCTTCTTAGGTTTTGCTGCTCCTGA
- the hisS gene encoding histidine--tRNA ligase gives MENQKNFLTTAPYKGTRDFYPEEMCLRNWMFSVMRETVLSFGYQEYDGPILESFDLYKAKSGEEIVERQLYDFIDKGERRVAIRPEMTPTLARMVAGNLRNLPRPVRWFSIPNLWRYEQPGKGRLREHWQLNVDLFGVDTHRAELEILLIADSILKKFGAPTGSYQIKVSHRKLLDSFLKSSLKLNDHQVHGVSKLLDKKSKIPPETFEAEIKPLLNNFNEQFSLIETYLASNLETVSTIPGIDPDSIYFVRNLFQELGELGINKQLVFDPSIIRGFDYYTGCIFEVFDTNPENRRSLYGGGRYDNLIGLFSKEQLSGIGFGLGDVTLKNFLEGHNLIPDLSREKTLFLPIMDESTFLDTFKLSKELRENGILIETMLDSAKIGKQIQIAEKKGYRYILFLGESEIRTETVQIKDLVSGEQKSLPRKGLSDILKKDFRL, from the coding sequence TTGGAAAATCAGAAAAACTTTTTAACCACTGCCCCTTATAAAGGCACTAGAGATTTTTATCCGGAGGAAATGTGTCTCCGAAACTGGATGTTTTCCGTTATGCGGGAAACTGTACTTTCTTTCGGCTATCAAGAATACGACGGGCCCATTCTAGAATCTTTTGATCTCTACAAGGCCAAAAGTGGAGAAGAAATCGTAGAACGGCAATTATACGACTTTATCGACAAAGGAGAACGAAGGGTCGCAATCCGTCCGGAAATGACTCCCACGCTTGCAAGAATGGTAGCCGGAAATCTCCGAAACCTTCCAAGACCCGTACGTTGGTTTTCCATTCCGAATTTGTGGAGATACGAACAACCTGGTAAAGGAAGGTTAAGAGAACACTGGCAATTGAATGTAGATCTTTTCGGAGTGGATACACACCGGGCCGAACTTGAAATTCTTTTGATCGCGGATTCGATTCTAAAAAAATTCGGAGCACCTACAGGAAGTTATCAGATTAAGGTTTCTCATAGAAAACTTTTAGACAGTTTTTTAAAGAGTTCCCTTAAACTCAACGACCATCAAGTCCACGGAGTTTCTAAACTTTTAGATAAAAAATCCAAAATTCCTCCGGAAACTTTCGAAGCCGAAATAAAACCGTTGCTAAACAACTTTAACGAACAATTTTCTCTTATCGAAACCTACCTTGCCTCCAATTTAGAAACTGTCTCTACAATCCCTGGAATCGACCCGGATTCCATTTATTTCGTTCGAAATTTATTTCAAGAGTTAGGCGAACTTGGAATCAATAAACAACTTGTATTTGATCCTTCTATCATTCGAGGATTCGATTATTACACTGGATGTATCTTCGAAGTATTCGATACAAATCCGGAAAACAGAAGATCATTGTACGGAGGAGGAAGATACGATAACCTCATCGGATTGTTTTCCAAAGAGCAATTATCTGGAATTGGTTTCGGGTTAGGCGACGTAACTCTAAAAAACTTCTTGGAAGGTCATAATCTCATTCCGGATCTGAGCAGAGAAAAAACCCTCTTCCTTCCGATCATGGACGAATCTACTTTCTTAGACACTTTCAAACTTTCGAAAGAACTCCGTGAAAATGGAATCCTCATCGAAACAATGCTAGATTCTGCAAAAATCGGAAAACAAATTCAGATCGCGGAAAAAAAAGGTTATCGTTACATATTGTTTCTTGGAGAATCGGAAATTCGTACGGAAACAGTTCAAATCAAAGACCTAGTTTCCGGAGAACAAAAAAGTCTCCCAAGAAAAGGACTTTCGGATATTCTCAAAAAAGACTTTCGACTTTGA
- a CDS encoding DUF1577 domain-containing protein yields the protein MSTQFQTHLQAQRSWETIQDLSKIKYILKEYIHFQGLLVKESPFHQELNPIEIREDGTFVFPIDSTLTNVNDELVLYRTLSKHIEISFDVIEKTATQIICKPIFAKIAKTKRVSPRVEGLMGKVIAHKFLIPRKELDIIKVLGTSGQIILNDLNRKVKQIYPSSKLVFNSSKELTPEEELVKKYKKPIYIRNTSTLDSTSEGEFANLNLLPVKETLQEELILEDRLRFFKSSKTRSLLIYPILFRSDGETQIFAMGVIESSEGPISDKVIPLYEEMEEIFNSRMGDSNTKSLDKRQNILNISEGGILLEVTDPELIESFLHKPVFTADITFKMQAPLRFAFHIRHISQAGEIYHVGAEIVGSNDAKANMTLLKKNMNFIKTQ from the coding sequence ATGAGCACACAATTCCAAACGCATCTGCAGGCTCAAAGGTCTTGGGAAACGATCCAAGACTTGAGTAAAATCAAATACATTCTCAAGGAATATATTCACTTTCAAGGATTACTAGTCAAGGAATCCCCTTTTCATCAAGAATTAAACCCGATAGAAATTCGTGAAGACGGCACCTTTGTTTTTCCCATAGATTCGACTTTAACCAACGTAAACGACGAACTCGTGTTGTATAGGACCCTTTCCAAACACATTGAGATCAGTTTCGATGTGATCGAAAAAACCGCGACTCAAATCATATGCAAACCAATCTTCGCAAAAATCGCAAAAACAAAAAGGGTATCTCCTCGTGTCGAAGGGCTAATGGGAAAAGTTATAGCTCATAAATTTCTAATCCCCAGAAAAGAATTAGATATCATTAAAGTATTGGGAACCTCAGGACAGATCATACTCAACGACTTAAATCGTAAGGTAAAACAGATTTATCCATCCTCCAAACTAGTTTTTAATTCCTCCAAAGAACTTACACCCGAAGAAGAGTTGGTTAAGAAATACAAAAAGCCAATTTATATTCGAAATACATCCACTTTGGATTCAACGTCGGAAGGAGAATTTGCAAACTTAAATTTACTCCCGGTCAAAGAAACCCTTCAAGAAGAATTGATTCTGGAAGACAGACTTCGTTTTTTCAAAAGCAGCAAAACTCGTTCCCTTCTTATATACCCAATCTTATTCAGGAGTGACGGAGAAACCCAAATATTCGCTATGGGAGTGATCGAATCAAGCGAAGGTCCGATTTCGGATAAAGTCATTCCACTCTACGAGGAAATGGAGGAAATCTTCAATTCCAGAATGGGAGATTCCAATACGAAATCCTTGGACAAAAGGCAAAACATCCTGAACATATCAGAAGGAGGAATTCTTCTCGAAGTAACAGACCCGGAACTGATCGAATCTTTTTTACACAAACCTGTTTTTACGGCGGATATTACGTTTAAGATGCAAGCCCCTCTGCGATTCGCATTTCATATCCGACATATTTCCCAAGCCGGAGAAATCTATCACGTAGGAGCAGAAATAGTTGGCTCCAACGATGCTAAAGCAAATATGACTCTATTGAAGAAAAATATGAACTTCATTAAGACTCAGTAA